The sequence below is a genomic window from Variovorax paradoxus B4.
CCAGCTCGTCGTACACCAGCCGCACGCGCGCCGGCACCGGCGCGCGCTGCGGGCGGTAGACGTGGATCGGCCAGGGCTCGGGCGCCTCGGCCTCCAGCACGGGCAGCATCGCGCCTGTGCGCAGCCACGGTTCGGCCAGCGGCCCGATCAATTGCCCGAAGCCCACGCCCGCGAGCACGGCGGCGCATTCGGCATCGATGCTGTCGGTCACGAAGGCGGGCGAGGACACCGTCACCACCCGCCGCCTGCTGAAGGCCCACGGCCAGGGGCGGCCCGAGCTGCGGTCGATCAGCGCAGTGAGCGGCAGCGCCGACAGCGCATCGAGGCCCTGCGGCCGGCCCACTCTTTCGATGAGCGCCGGCGCCGCCACCACATGCAGCGCCATCTTGCCGACGGCGCGCGCCACGAAGCGCGCGTCGCGCATCGGCCCCACGCGCACGCCGATGTCGATCTGCTCGTCGACCACGTCGGCATGCTGCTCCGACAGGCGCAGGTCGAGCACCAGCCCGGGGTGCGCCGCCAGCAGCGGCGCCAGCGCCTGCGGGATGAGCCGGGCATACACGTGCGGCGCCGTGACCCGCACCGTGCCCGCATGCTGCGACAGCGCGCGCCGGTCGATCTGGTGGAACAGTTCGTCGACGCTGCCCACCGCCACGCGGGCGCGCTCGGCGAGCTGCCGGCCGAAGTCGGTGAGCTGCACGCCGCGCGTGCTGCGGTGGAACAGCGGCTCGCCCAGTTCTTCTTCCAGCTCGCGCACCGCACGCGTCACGACCTGCGGCGAGACGGACAGGCGCGCGGCCGCCTCGCGGAAGTTGGCGGCAGCGGCGGCGGTGCAGAACACGCGCAGGGCTTCGAGACGGTTGGCCATGGGGTGCTTTCAAGAGGCGGTGTATTCCAGATTGAGGAATTCTGAACTCGCAAGAGTTTCATTTACGGGAATGCGTGGATTTTCCACACTGCATGCACTTGTTCTTCTTCAACACACCCGAAAGGAATTCCCATGACATCCGTTCAAGACAACATCAAAGGCAAGGTCGCCATCGTCACCGGCGCGAGCAGCGGGCTCGGCGAATCGACCGCGCGCCACCTGGCCGCGCGCGGCGCCAAGGTGGTGCTCGCGGCGCGCCGCACCGACAGGCTCGACAAGGTGGTCGCCGACATCCGCGAGGCCGGCGGCGAGGCCATTGCCGTGGCCACCGACGTGGCCAAGCGCGCCGATCTCGAGAAGCTCGCCGCAGCGACGGTCGAGGCCTTCGGCCGCATCGACGTGCTGGTCAACAACGCGGGCGTGATGCCGCTGTCGCCACTCGACCGGCTCTTGGTCGACGAGTGGGACCGCACCATCGACGTCAACATCAAGGGCGTGCTCTACGGCATTGCCGCGGTGCTGCCGCGCATGCAGGCGCAGGGCAGCGGCCACATCGTCAACGTCGCGTCGATCGCGGGGCTCAAGGTGTTCACGCCGATCGGCACGGTCTACAGCGCAACCAAGCATGCGGTGCGCGCCATCTCCGAAGGGCTGCGCGTCGAAATGGGCAACAACGGCGTGCGCGTGACCATCGTCTCGCCCGGCGCGGTGGAGTCGGAGCTGAAGTTCGGCAGCACCGATGCCGAGAGCGCGGCCGGCGTGAAGGCGTTCTACGAGGCCAACCAGATCCCCGCCGATTCCGTGGCGCGCGCCGTGGTCTATGCCGTGGAGCAGCCCGCGGACGTGGACATCAACGAGGTGGTGCTGCGGCCGGTCTCGCAGGAGTTCTGATCCGGGAGGGCGGGCCATGGCGGTCCCGCTCCGCACCCATTAACCTTCAACCGCAGAAGGTCATTGACAGCCAAAAGTGCAAAGCCCCTGCAAAATAGAACGACCGTTCGTTTTATTCCGGAGCTTCCACCATGTCTGTCAATGCCGTTCCCGCCAAGCCGGTCCGCGCCGCCCAGAAGGGCCAGCAGACCAAGGCCGTCATCGTCGACGCCGCCCTGGCGCTGGCGGCGCAGATCGGGCTCGAGGGCCTGTCGATCGGCGCCGTGGCCGAGCTCACCAGGATGAGCAAGTCGGGCGTGTTCGCCCACTTCGGCTCGCGTGAGGAGCTGCAGATTTCCGTGGTGCGCGAGTATCACGCGCGTTTCGAGCAGGAAGTGTTTTTTCCCGCGCTCGAGGCGCCGCGCGGCCTGCCGCGCCTGCGCGCCATGTTCGCCAACTGGATGAAGCGCACCTCGGCCGAGATCGACTCGGGCTGCATCTACATCAGCGGCGCTTCCGAATTCGACGACCGTCCCGGCCCGGTGCGCGATGCGCTCGTGGAGTCGGTCAGCATCTGGCAGGCGGCCGTGCTGCGCGCCATCGTGCAGTCCAAGAGCGAAGGCCATCTGCGCGCCGATGCCGACGAGCGCCAGCTCGCCTTCGAGATCCACGGCCTGATCCTCGCGCTGCACTACGAAGCGCGCTTCCTGCAGGTGCCGGGCTCGATCGGCCGCGCCAACGTCGGCTTCGACAACATCCTTGCGCGCAGCGCCACGCCCGACGCGCCGCCCGCCGAAGCCGCGGCGGCGGCCAAGCCCGCCGCTTCCCGCCGGCTCAAGCCGGTGCGCTGAGCGGCCCCTTTTTTCTTTTTCCCTTTCAGTTTTCGACCAGGAGAGTCCCGGATGCCTACCTACAACCCACCCGTACGCGACATGCAGTTCGTGCTGCACGAAGTGCTCAACGTCGCCGACGAACTCAAGGCGCTGCCGGCCCATGCCGAGACCGATGCCGACACGATCAACGCGGTGATCGAAGAAGCCGGCAAGTTCGCCGCCGAGGTGACTTTTCCGCTCAACATCAGCGGCGACGAAGAGGGCTGCACACTCGACAAGACCACGCACGAAGTCAAGACGCCCAAGGGCTTCAAGGACGCCTATGCCAGGTACGTCGAAGGCGGCTGGCCCGCGCTGTCGTGCGACCCGGCCTTCGGCGGCCAGGGCCTGCCCTTCGTGGTGAACCAGTGCCTGTTCGAAATGCTCAACAGCGCCAACCAGGCCTGGACCATGTACCCCGGCCTCTCGCACGGCGCCTACGAGGCGCTGGTGGCCCACGGCACCGAAGAACAAAAGAAGACCTACCTGCCCAAGCTCACGAGCGGCGAATGGACCGGCACCATGTGCCTGACCGAACCGCACTGCGGCACCGACCTGGGCCTCCTGCGCACCAAGGCCGAACCCCAGCCCGACGGCAGTTACCGCATCACCGGCAGCAAGATCTTCATCTCGGCCGGCGAGCACGACATGACGGACAACATCATTCACCTGGTGCTGGCCCGCCTGCCCGATGCGCCCAAGGGCAGCAAGGGCATCAGCCTGTTCGTGGTGCCGAAGTACAAGGTCAAGGCCGACGGCTCGCTCGGCGAGCGCAACCCGATCTTCTGCGCCGGCCTCGAGCACAAGATGGGCATCCACGGCAACGCCACCGCGCAGATCGTGATCGAAGGCGCCATCGGCTCGCTGGTGGGCGAGCCCAACAAGGGCCTGCAGGCCATGTTCGTGATGATGAATGCCGCGCGCCTGGGCGTGGGCAATCAGTCGCTCGGTCTGACCGAAGTGGCTTACCAGAATGCGCTGGCCTACGCCAAGGACCGCATCCAGATGCGTTCGCTCTCGGGCGTGAAGGCCAAGGACAAGGAAGCCGACCCCATCATCGTGCACCCCGACGTGCGCAAGATGCTGCTCACGGCCAAGGCGTACGCCGAAGGCGGCCGCGCGCTGCAGATCTTCTGCACGCTGCTGCTCGACAAGGAACACCACCACCCGGATGAGAAGGTGCGCAAGGACTCGGGCGAACTGGTGGCGCTGCTCACGCCCATCGTCAAGGCCTTCATCACCGACAACGGCCACATCGCGACCAACGCCTGCATGCAGGTGTTCGGCGGCCATGGCTTCATCAAGGAATGGGGCATGGAGCAGTTCGTGCGCGACAACCGCATCAACATGATCTACGAAGGCACCAACACCATCCAGTCGCTGGACCTGCTGGGCCGCAAGGTGCTGGGCAACAACGGCGCGTCGCTCAAGAAGTTCGGCAAACTGGTTGCGAAGCTGGTGGAGGAAGAGGGCGTGAACGAGAAGATGGCCGAGTTCATCAACCCCATCGCGGGCCTGGGCGACCAGCTCACCAAGTTCACGACCGAGATCGGCTTCAAGGGCTTCCAGAACCCGGACGAAGTGGGCGCCGCCGCGGTCGACTACCTGCGCGTGGCCGGCCACTTCGTGTTCGGCTACCTGTTCGCCCGCATGGCGCAGGTCGCGCTGCGCGAGATCGCGAGCGGCAACACCGATCCGTTCTACGTCGCCAAGCTGCAGACCGCGCGCTTCTACTTCGCCAAGCTGTTCCCCGAGACCGCGACGCTGATGCGCACCGCACGTGCCGGCAGCAAGGTGCTGATGGATACCGATGCGGCGCTGGCCTGAGGCCGCTGTCCTTCTTCTTCACCGTCCAACCGGAAGCCGCCCATGAAATCGACGCTTGCAGCCATCGTTCTCGCCGCCACCGCCGTCATGGCCACGGCCCAGACCACGCCGGTGGGGCTGTGGCGCAACGTCGACGACAAGACGGGCGAGGCCAAGGCCGAGATCCGCATCGGTGAAACCAACGGCGCGCTCATCGGCCGCATCGAGAAGTCGCTGAAGAAGGACGCCAAGCCCGATGCGATCTGCGACGAATGCAGCGATGACCGCAAGGGCAAGCCCATCACCGGGCTCGACATCATCCGCGGCGGCAAGAAGGCCGAAGGCAAGGACGTCTGGGAAGGCGGCAAGATCCTCGACCCCGAGAACGGCAAGGAATACCGCGCGAGCTTCACGCCGATCGACGGTGGCAAGAAGCTCGAAGTGCGCGGCTACCTGGGCCCTTTCTGGCGCACCCAGACCTGGAATCGTGCCCAGTAGACCGCCGCGTTTTCAATCCAAGAAATACCAATCAACATGTCCCGATTCCAAGTGAAGAAAGTCGCCGTGCTCGGCGCCGGCGTGATGGGTGCGCAGATTGCGGCCCACCTCGTCAACGTGCGCGTGCCTGTCGTGCTGTTCGACCTGGCGGCCAAGGAAGGGCCGAAGAACGGCATCGTCTCGCGCGCCATCGACAACCTCAAAAAGCTCAAGCCCGCGCCGCTCGGGGACGTGGCCGATGCGGTGCTCATCGAGCAAGCCAACTACGACGACGACCTCGCCAAACTCGGCGAGTGCGACCTCGTCATCGAGGCCATTGCCGAGCGCATGGACTGGAAGCTCGATCTCTACAAGAAGATTGCGCCGCACGTGGCCAGGCATTCGATCCTGGCGTCGAACACCTCGGGCCTGTCGATCACCAAGCTGAGCGAGGCGTTGCCCGAAGCGCTGAAGCCGCGCTTCTGCGGCATTCACTTCTTCAACCCGCCGCGCTACATGTTCCTGGTGGAGCTGATCAACACGCCCACCACCGAGCCGCAGGTGCTCGACGATCTCGAGGCCTTCGTCACCAGCACGCTCGGCAAGGGCGTGGTGCGCGCGCACGACACGCCCAACTTCATCGCCAACCGCGTCGGCATTGCCGGCATGCTGGCCACGCTGAAGGAAGTCGAAAAGTTCGGCCTCACGCCCGACGTGGTGGACGACCTCACCGGCAAGAAGCTGGGCCGCGCGAGCTCGGGCACCTTCCGCACCGCCGACGTGGTGGGCCTGGACACCATGGCGCACGTCGTGAAGACGCTGCAGGACAACCTGAATGCAGAGACCGATCCGTTCTACGCCAACTTCGCGACGCCGCCGGTGCTCGCGAAGCTGCTCGAGATGGGCAACCTCGGCCAGAAGACCAAGGCCGGTTTCTTCAAGAAGGTCGGCCGCGACATCCTGCGCTTCGACCTGAAGAGCGGCGAGTACGTGCCCGCCGGCGCCAAGGCCGACGAGGTGTACGGCCGCATGTTGAAGAAGCCCGCGGGCGAGCGCCTGAAGCTCTTGCGCGAGAGCGAAGGGCCGCAAGGCCAGTTCCTCTGGGCGATCTTGCGCGACAGCTTCCACTACGCGGCCGTGCACCTGGCGACCATTGCCGAAAGCGCGCGCGACGTGGATTTCGCGATGCGCTGGGGCTTCGGCATGAAGCAGGGTCCATTCGAACTCTGGCAGGAAGCCGGCTGGGCGCAGGTTGCCAAGTGGGTGCAGGAAGACATCGACGCCGGCAAGGCGTTGAGTACGGTGCCGCTGCCCAAGTGGGTGTTCGAGGGCGCCGTGGCCAAGGCCGGCGGCGTGCACACGCCTGAAGGTTC
It includes:
- a CDS encoding LysR family transcriptional regulator gives rise to the protein MANRLEALRVFCTAAAAANFREAAARLSVSPQVVTRAVRELEEELGEPLFHRSTRGVQLTDFGRQLAERARVAVGSVDELFHQIDRRALSQHAGTVRVTAPHVYARLIPQALAPLLAAHPGLVLDLRLSEQHADVVDEQIDIGVRVGPMRDARFVARAVGKMALHVVAAPALIERVGRPQGLDALSALPLTALIDRSSGRPWPWAFSRRRVVTVSSPAFVTDSIDAECAAVLAGVGFGQLIGPLAEPWLRTGAMLPVLEAEAPEPWPIHVYRPQRAPVPARVRLVYDELVRVLR
- a CDS encoding SDR family oxidoreductase; this translates as MTSVQDNIKGKVAIVTGASSGLGESTARHLAARGAKVVLAARRTDRLDKVVADIREAGGEAIAVATDVAKRADLEKLAAATVEAFGRIDVLVNNAGVMPLSPLDRLLVDEWDRTIDVNIKGVLYGIAAVLPRMQAQGSGHIVNVASIAGLKVFTPIGTVYSATKHAVRAISEGLRVEMGNNGVRVTIVSPGAVESELKFGSTDAESAAGVKAFYEANQIPADSVARAVVYAVEQPADVDINEVVLRPVSQEF
- a CDS encoding TetR/AcrR family transcriptional regulator — translated: MSVNAVPAKPVRAAQKGQQTKAVIVDAALALAAQIGLEGLSIGAVAELTRMSKSGVFAHFGSREELQISVVREYHARFEQEVFFPALEAPRGLPRLRAMFANWMKRTSAEIDSGCIYISGASEFDDRPGPVRDALVESVSIWQAAVLRAIVQSKSEGHLRADADERQLAFEIHGLILALHYEARFLQVPGSIGRANVGFDNILARSATPDAPPAEAAAAAKPAASRRLKPVR
- a CDS encoding acyl-CoA dehydrogenase C-terminal domain-containing protein, encoding MPTYNPPVRDMQFVLHEVLNVADELKALPAHAETDADTINAVIEEAGKFAAEVTFPLNISGDEEGCTLDKTTHEVKTPKGFKDAYARYVEGGWPALSCDPAFGGQGLPFVVNQCLFEMLNSANQAWTMYPGLSHGAYEALVAHGTEEQKKTYLPKLTSGEWTGTMCLTEPHCGTDLGLLRTKAEPQPDGSYRITGSKIFISAGEHDMTDNIIHLVLARLPDAPKGSKGISLFVVPKYKVKADGSLGERNPIFCAGLEHKMGIHGNATAQIVIEGAIGSLVGEPNKGLQAMFVMMNAARLGVGNQSLGLTEVAYQNALAYAKDRIQMRSLSGVKAKDKEADPIIVHPDVRKMLLTAKAYAEGGRALQIFCTLLLDKEHHHPDEKVRKDSGELVALLTPIVKAFITDNGHIATNACMQVFGGHGFIKEWGMEQFVRDNRINMIYEGTNTIQSLDLLGRKVLGNNGASLKKFGKLVAKLVEEEGVNEKMAEFINPIAGLGDQLTKFTTEIGFKGFQNPDEVGAAAVDYLRVAGHFVFGYLFARMAQVALREIASGNTDPFYVAKLQTARFYFAKLFPETATLMRTARAGSKVLMDTDAALA
- a CDS encoding DUF2147 domain-containing protein; this encodes MKSTLAAIVLAATAVMATAQTTPVGLWRNVDDKTGEAKAEIRIGETNGALIGRIEKSLKKDAKPDAICDECSDDRKGKPITGLDIIRGGKKAEGKDVWEGGKILDPENGKEYRASFTPIDGGKKLEVRGYLGPFWRTQTWNRAQ
- a CDS encoding 3-hydroxyacyl-CoA dehydrogenase/enoyl-CoA hydratase family protein; the protein is MSRFQVKKVAVLGAGVMGAQIAAHLVNVRVPVVLFDLAAKEGPKNGIVSRAIDNLKKLKPAPLGDVADAVLIEQANYDDDLAKLGECDLVIEAIAERMDWKLDLYKKIAPHVARHSILASNTSGLSITKLSEALPEALKPRFCGIHFFNPPRYMFLVELINTPTTEPQVLDDLEAFVTSTLGKGVVRAHDTPNFIANRVGIAGMLATLKEVEKFGLTPDVVDDLTGKKLGRASSGTFRTADVVGLDTMAHVVKTLQDNLNAETDPFYANFATPPVLAKLLEMGNLGQKTKAGFFKKVGRDILRFDLKSGEYVPAGAKADEVYGRMLKKPAGERLKLLRESEGPQGQFLWAILRDSFHYAAVHLATIAESARDVDFAMRWGFGMKQGPFELWQEAGWAQVAKWVQEDIDAGKALSTVPLPKWVFEGAVAKAGGVHTPEGSWSASQGQFVPQRKLPVHERQLFPESVLGADAADANTAGTTISDEGDVRVWTLDGEVLIASIHSKMHAISPDVAEALGAAVDLAEAEYKGLVIWSPDEMFSVGADLQAMLPAFVVAGIGAVEGAEEELQNVMLKIRYASVPVVSAVRGMALGGGCELAVHSAKRVAAMESYIGLVEVGVGLIPGAGGLTYIARRAAENAAASTGSDLLPFLTEGFTAAAMAKVGTGALDSKKLGYLQDSDLIVPNKDELLYVALQQAKAMADAGYRPPLRRTFRVAGRSGAATIKGQLVNMRDGGLISAHDFHIASLIASVVTGGDVDAGSLVTEEYLMALERKAFCSLIVHPKTQERIMGMLSTGKPVRN